From Suncus etruscus isolate mSunEtr1 chromosome 6, mSunEtr1.pri.cur, whole genome shotgun sequence, one genomic window encodes:
- the LIN28A gene encoding protein lin-28 homolog A — MGSVSNQQFAGSCAKAPEEAREDSARAAEEPQLLHGAGICKWFNVRMGFGFLSMTARAGVALDPPVDVFVHQSKLHMEGFRSLKEGEAVEFTFKKSAKGLESIRVTGPGGVFCIGSERRPKGKNMQKRRSKGDRCYNCGGLDHHAKECKLPPQPKKCHFCQSISHMVASCPLKAQQAPSSQGKPAYFREEEEEIHSPALLPEAQN, encoded by the exons ATGGGCTCTGTGTCCAACCAGCAGTTCGCAG GTAGCTGCGCCAAGGCGCCGGAGGAGGCGCGGGAGGACTCGGCGCGGGCGGCCGAGGAGCCGCAGCTGCTGCACGGGGCCGGCATCTGTAAGTGGTTCAACGTGCGCATGGGGTTCGGCTTCCTGTCCATGACCGCCCGCGCCGGGGTCGCGCTCGACCCCCCGGTGGACGTCTTTGTGCATCAG AGTAAACTGCACATGGAAGGTTTCCGGAGCCTGAAGGAGGGGGAGGCAGTGGAATTCACCTTTAAGAAGTCTGCCAAGGGCCTGGAATCTATTCGAGTCACCGGTCCTGGTGGGGTGTTCTGTATTGGGAGTGAGAGGCGGCCCAAAGGGAAGAACATGCAGAAGCGGAGATCTAAGGGAGACAG GTGCTACAACTGTGGCGGTCTAGACCATCATGCCAAAGAATGCAAACTGCCACCCCAGCCCAAGAAGTGCCACTTCTGCCAGAGTATCAGCCATATGGTGGCCTCCTGTCCACTGAAGGCCCAGCAGGCCCCCAGCTCCCAGGGGAAGCCTGCCTACttcagggaggaagaagaggagatcCATTCCCCTGCCCTGCTGCCTGAGGCCCAGAATTGA